In the genome of Colletotrichum lupini chromosome 8, complete sequence, one region contains:
- a CDS encoding FAD binding domain-containing protein has protein sequence MGLVINVGIVHCSAVQPDHFQELASMFGAGLQQILLGLPGLSSFQVDSVQSPLGGSNVNPGSNVHGAVASSSTCCEALAKSMGNDVVAFPNGPAYKSSIGSYFSLKEADLKPACVVIPESAHDVSLAVRTLTAGAEAWNGKCQFAIRGGGHTPFKGAANMENGIVIDLKNIPAAGISADHKTITVSPSQTWDQVTEQLDPFDLSTLGARVAGVSVGGAVLNCGTSFFSPRYGFICDVVEEFEVVLANGDIVHASASQHPDLWKALRGGGNNFGVVTAITMKTFPQGKFWGGQTFHDISTRKKHFKAHEALASMHPYDPYVHYINNLVLSNVTRSWFIGNSLQYTKSDPPVIEPEVFKPLLAIEQKPLFPGGPSNTIRVDNVTSISREYAALASYPKRWIFATVSFAPSADMMEEFFQLADAAFTPLLDLDGFAVAMAYQPVPIVMSERNGAVDSLGPVQTQGNLVYIHLGISVDENEKDSDEAVEKTVQKLVEDAAAKAKKMGLHRSYLQATYAESWQNPIEHRSKSTLEELLATSEKYDPHQVFQKQVPGGFKLPKVPSTGGGVRADLK, from the exons ATGGGCCTGGTGATTAATGTTGGCATCGTCCATTGCAGCGCAGTACAGCCAGATCATTTCCAAGAGTTAGCAAGCATGTTTGGTGCAGGTCTCCAACAGATTCTGCTTGGCCTGCCAGGCCTGTCGTCTTTCCAAGTTGACTCTGTGCAATCCCCTCTTGGAGGCAGCAATGTCAACCCGGGAAGCAACGTTCACGGAGCCGTGGCTTCATCGTCGACTTGT TGCGAAGCTCTGGCTAAATCGATGGGCAATGACGTTGTCGCCTTCCCCAACGGCCCGGCTTATAAGTCCTCTATCGGCTCATACTTCAGCCTCAAAGAAGCCGACCTGAAGCCAGCATGCGTCGTCATACCCGAGTCAGCCCACGACGTATCGCTCGCGGTCCGCACACTCACGGCCGGTGCTGAAGCATGGAACGGCAAATGTCAATTCGCTATTCGTGGTGGCGGCCACACCCCCTTCAAGGGTGCCGCCAACATGGAGAACGGCATCGTCATTGACCTCAAGAATATCCCCGCTGCCGGCATCTCCGCCGACCACAAGACCATCACCGTGAGTCCCAGTCAAACCTGGGACCAGGTCACGGAGCAGCTCGATCCCTTTGACCTGAGCACCCTCGGCGCCCGCGTCGCGGGTGTAAGTGTGGGCGGCGCTGTCCTTAACTGTGgaacctccttcttctcccccCGCTACGGCTTCATCTGCGATGTGGTCGAGGAGTTTGAAGTCGTACTTGCAAACGGCGACATTGTCCACGCCAGCGCGAGCCAGCACCCCGATCTCTGGAAGGCCCTCCGCGGCGGAGGTAACAACTTTGGCGTCGTCACCGCAATCACCATGAAAACCTTCCCGCAAGGCAAGTTCTGGGGCGGTCAGACCTTCCACGACATCTCCACGCGAAAGAAACACTTCAAGGCCCACGAGGCCCTCGCCTCGATGCATCCATATGACCCCTACGTGCACTACATCAACAACCTAGTCCTCAGCAATGTCACACGAAGCTGGTTCATTGGCAATAGCCTGCAATACACAAAGAGCGATCCGCCCGTTATCGAACCGGAGGTCTTCAAGCCCCTCCTCGCCATCGAGCAGAAGCCCCTTTTCCCCGGTGGTCCCTCCAACACCATCCGCGTCGACAACGTCACCTCCATTTCGCGCGAGTACGCTGCACTCGCATCCTACCCGAAGCGCTGGATCTTTGCCACCGTCAGTTTTGCGCCCTCTGCTGACATGATGGAGGAGTTCTTCCAGCTCGCCGACGCAGCCTTCACTCCCCTCCTTGACCTCGACGGCTTTGCGGTCGCCATGGCGTACCAGCCTGTTCCCATCGTCATGTCGGAACGCAACGGTGCCGTCGATTCGTTGGGGCCCGTTCAGACGCAGGGAAATCTTGTGTACATCCACTTGGGCATCTCCGTCGACGAGAATGAGAAGGACAGTGACGAGGCCGTGGAGAAGACGGTACAAAAGCTAGTGGAGGATGCTGCGGCGAAGGCCAAGAAGATGGGTTTGCATAGAAGCTATCTTCAAGCGACATACGCTGAGAGCTGGCAAAACCCCATTGAGCACCGGAGTAAGAGCACTCTGGAAGAGCTACTTGCGACAAGCGAGAAGTATGATCCGCACCAGGTCTTTCAGAAGCAGGTTCCGGGTGGATTCAAGTTGCCAAAGGTACCGAGTACCGGAGGTGGTGTCAGGGCCGATCTCAAGTGA